A part of Chloroflexota bacterium genomic DNA contains:
- a CDS encoding methyltransferase, giving the protein MTTQMQANYHASETSRERIMKALRHEPTRRVPIDLGGMASTGIMAIAYDKLKKHLGIESGQIRIIDIGQQLAEVELEVLERFGGDVIPLTHSLGEAQTGKWKPWTLPNGVGCWVSAGLDLRPNESDGGWLVWEKGIPVRRMSPDSLYFTRVNPPLRDATSSADLKDIPIPLLTDEQLKALADRAKLLDETTDYAIMAAFGGSILEMGQKLRGWERFMEDLAEGGAFTEDLIQGMVEKHLKNLALYLEAVGDHVQIVQFGDDLGAQDRPQMSRRMYQRTIKPGHKQLYHFVHDHSQCKVFLHSCGSITPLIPDLIECGVDILNPVQTSANNMAPEKLKAEFGEQLVFWGGGCDTQSVLSNVSPDEIRAHVTERLQIFMPGGGYVFNQVHNIQANVPPENVVAMYDAARAFELHQAR; this is encoded by the coding sequence TTGACAACTCAAATGCAAGCAAATTACCATGCTTCGGAAACCTCCCGCGAGAGGATTATGAAAGCGCTGCGCCATGAGCCCACCCGCCGGGTCCCAATTGACCTGGGCGGAATGGCTTCCACCGGGATTATGGCAATTGCGTATGACAAGCTGAAAAAACACCTAGGGATCGAGAGCGGCCAGATCCGCATCATCGACATTGGGCAGCAGCTTGCGGAAGTGGAGCTGGAAGTACTGGAGCGATTTGGCGGTGACGTGATTCCTCTGACGCATTCGCTGGGTGAAGCTCAGACCGGTAAGTGGAAACCCTGGACGCTGCCCAATGGGGTGGGGTGTTGGGTCTCTGCGGGGCTGGACCTGCGGCCAAATGAGTCGGATGGCGGCTGGCTGGTCTGGGAGAAGGGCATTCCGGTTCGCCGAATGTCACCGGACAGCCTCTATTTCACCCGCGTCAATCCACCGCTGCGTGATGCAACGTCATCAGCGGACCTGAAAGACATTCCCATTCCCCTCCTGACCGATGAACAACTGAAAGCCCTGGCAGACCGGGCAAAACTGCTTGATGAGACCACCGATTACGCCATCATGGCGGCTTTTGGCGGCAGTATTCTGGAGATGGGGCAGAAGCTGCGGGGCTGGGAGCGCTTCATGGAAGACTTGGCCGAGGGCGGCGCCTTCACAGAGGACCTGATTCAGGGCATGGTGGAGAAGCATCTGAAAAATCTGGCCCTATATCTGGAAGCGGTTGGCGACCATGTTCAGATCGTCCAGTTTGGCGATGACCTTGGCGCTCAGGACCGCCCACAGATGTCCCGCCGAATGTATCAAAGGACCATTAAGCCCGGACATAAACAACTTTATCACTTCGTTCATGACCATTCACAATGCAAGGTCTTCCTGCATTCCTGTGGCAGCATCACCCCGCTGATCCCTGACCTGATCGAATGCGGTGTGGATATCCTCAACCCCGTTCAGACCAGTGCGAATAATATGGCGCCGGAGAAGCTCAAAGCTGAATTCGGTGAGCAGTTGGTCTTTTGGGGCGGCGGGTGTGATACCCAATCGGTCCTATCCAATGTCAGCCCGGATGAAATTCGGGCGCATGTGACGGAGCGGCTGCAGATCTTCATGCCGGGTGGTGGTTATGTCTTCAACCAGGTGCACAATATCCAGGCCAATGTCCCCCCGGAGAATGTTGTGGCCATGTACGACGCCGCCCGGGCGTTTGAATTACATCAAGCAAGATAA